A genomic window from Methylorubrum extorquens includes:
- the bchF gene encoding 2-vinyl bacteriochlorophyllide hydratase: MRQHQGRQQPLYTSAQRQRRDASPWTLVQGILAPLQFLVFAVSLGLVLRTLATGEGADIANASVVAKTLCLYAIMVTGSIWEKVVFGRYLFAPAFFWEDVFSMLVLALHTAYLAALGLNLLDTQGLLVLALAAYATYLINAGQFLLKLRAARLEAPASLSFAGEVAR, from the coding sequence ATGCGTCAGCACCAAGGCCGGCAACAACCGCTCTACACGAGCGCACAACGTCAGCGGCGCGACGCGTCGCCCTGGACGCTGGTGCAGGGGATTCTCGCTCCGCTGCAGTTTCTCGTCTTCGCCGTGAGTCTCGGCCTCGTCCTGCGCACGCTCGCCACAGGGGAAGGGGCGGACATCGCCAATGCCTCCGTCGTCGCCAAGACCCTCTGTCTCTACGCGATCATGGTCACGGGCTCGATCTGGGAGAAGGTCGTGTTCGGCCGCTACCTGTTCGCGCCGGCCTTCTTCTGGGAGGACGTGTTCAGCATGCTCGTGCTTGCGCTGCACACGGCCTATCTCGCGGCGCTCGGCTTAAACCTGCTCGATACGCAGGGATTGCTCGTCCTCGCGCTCGCCGCCTACGCCACCTACCTCATCAATGCCGGCCAGTTCCTCCTGAAGCTCCGGGCGGCGCGGCTCGAAGCGCCGGCCTCCCTCTCTTTCGCAGGTGAGGTGGCTCGGTGA
- a CDS encoding ferredoxin:protochlorophyllide reductase (ATP-dependent) subunit N — MNAHAPLPSTECGVAVRAEHGQRAVFCGLTGIVWLHRKIQDAFFLVVGSRTCAHLIQSAAGVMIFAEPRFATAIIDERDLAGLADMNEELDRVVTRLIERRPDIRLLFLVGSCPSEVIKLDLSRAALRLSRRLAPDVRVLNYSGSGIETTFTQGEDACLASLVPELPETTATDELLVVGALADVVEDQFARLFSDLGIDARFLPARRAGQMPPVGRGTRFLLAQPFLADTARALEERGARRIAAPFPLGAEGTTEWLRAAAEAFGVDSARFEAVTAPGLRRSHQALATYAEKLAGKRVFFFPDSQLEVPLARFLSREMGAELIEVGTPYLHRGHLAAELDWLPDGTAVVEGQSLDDGLDRCRAARPDLTVCGLGLANPLEAEGLTTKWSIELLFTPIQGYEQAGDLAELFARPLDRRARLEV, encoded by the coding sequence GTGAACGCCCACGCGCCCCTTCCTTCCACCGAATGCGGCGTCGCGGTCCGCGCCGAGCACGGCCAGCGGGCGGTGTTCTGCGGCCTCACCGGTATCGTCTGGCTACACCGGAAGATTCAGGACGCGTTCTTTCTCGTCGTCGGCTCGCGCACCTGCGCCCACCTGATCCAGTCGGCGGCGGGCGTGATGATCTTCGCCGAGCCGCGCTTTGCCACCGCCATCATCGACGAGCGCGATCTCGCGGGCCTCGCCGACATGAACGAGGAACTCGACCGGGTGGTGACGCGGCTGATCGAGCGGCGGCCCGACATCCGGCTGCTGTTCCTCGTCGGCTCCTGCCCCTCGGAAGTGATCAAGCTCGACCTGTCGCGGGCGGCCCTGCGGCTGTCGCGGCGGCTCGCCCCGGACGTGCGGGTGCTGAACTATTCGGGCTCCGGCATCGAGACGACCTTCACGCAGGGCGAGGATGCCTGCCTCGCCTCCCTGGTGCCGGAACTGCCGGAGACGACGGCGACGGACGAACTCCTCGTCGTCGGCGCACTGGCCGACGTCGTCGAGGATCAGTTCGCCCGGCTGTTCTCCGATCTCGGCATCGATGCGCGCTTCCTGCCGGCGCGACGCGCCGGCCAGATGCCCCCGGTCGGGCGCGGCACGCGCTTTCTCCTGGCGCAACCCTTCCTGGCCGACACCGCGCGGGCCCTGGAAGAGCGCGGAGCCCGGCGAATCGCCGCCCCGTTTCCCCTGGGTGCGGAGGGCACGACGGAGTGGCTGCGCGCGGCGGCCGAAGCCTTCGGCGTCGATTCCGCCCGGTTCGAGGCGGTGACGGCGCCAGGCCTGCGCCGCTCGCATCAGGCGCTCGCCACCTATGCCGAGAAGCTTGCCGGCAAGCGGGTGTTCTTCTTCCCCGATTCGCAGCTCGAAGTGCCGCTCGCCCGCTTCCTGTCTAGGGAGATGGGTGCCGAGCTGATCGAGGTCGGCACGCCCTATCTGCATCGCGGCCACCTTGCCGCCGAACTCGACTGGCTCCCCGACGGCACCGCCGTAGTGGAGGGCCAGAGCCTCGACGACGGGCTCGACCGGTGCCGCGCAGCGCGGCCGGACTTGACCGTGTGCGGCCTCGGCCTCGCCAACCCGCTCGAAGCGGAGGGGCTGACCACGAAATGGTCGATCGAACTGCTGTTCACGCCGATCCAGGGCTACGAGCAGGCGGGCGACCTCGCCGAATTGTTCGCGCGCCCGCTCGACCGGCGCGCCCGGCTGGAGGTGTAG